Proteins found in one Pirellulales bacterium genomic segment:
- a CDS encoding TolC family protein has product MRRAPSTPSFGLPGGRRTSPGMGAMPFALDAPLTPEDEGPLDGLTLDQAIEQLTYNSLSLRAKQLEIPQARADELTASLRVNPFVFADGQLIPYRRYSATSNPGGPTQYDINITYPLDLSGKRLARMEVAAQARRATEAQYQDFVRQELDTLYTAYIDALSARETLRFAEAGIAGVEQAITTQGKKGNDTEDEKLQADHIEIHRDALELVKLDAEGNLASAKRTLATILSMPREASQTLELRGSLRDLVPPPPPTEELAQTALAARPDVAVYRLNVCRSLADVKLAKANRFSDVYVLYQPYTYQDNAPFNLPSSRSWALGATVTAPIYDRNQGNIRRAAVNVDQSRLELQAIERRVWAEVEDAREEYEISRQMIERIEKRLLPAAREVRDHSLKASEKENEDVYAYLIAQRDYQDLVRQYRDALVRHRRAMLKLNTVVGLRVLP; this is encoded by the coding sequence ATGCGTCGTGCGCCCAGCACGCCGAGCTTTGGGCTGCCCGGTGGACGTCGCACGTCGCCCGGCATGGGGGCCATGCCATTTGCCCTGGATGCTCCTCTAACGCCCGAGGACGAAGGGCCGCTCGATGGGCTGACGCTCGATCAGGCGATTGAGCAGCTGACATACAACAGCCTGTCACTACGCGCCAAGCAGCTCGAGATTCCGCAAGCCCGGGCGGACGAGCTGACCGCGTCGCTGCGCGTCAATCCGTTCGTGTTCGCCGATGGCCAGCTCATTCCCTACCGTCGCTACAGCGCGACCAGTAACCCGGGCGGGCCGACCCAGTACGACATCAACATCACGTATCCGCTCGACCTTTCGGGCAAGCGGCTCGCGCGGATGGAGGTGGCGGCACAAGCCCGGCGCGCGACCGAGGCACAATACCAGGACTTCGTCCGGCAGGAGTTGGACACGCTGTACACCGCCTACATCGACGCGCTGTCGGCGCGGGAGACCTTGCGCTTTGCCGAGGCGGGCATCGCGGGCGTCGAGCAGGCGATCACGACGCAAGGAAAGAAGGGGAACGACACCGAGGACGAGAAGCTACAGGCCGACCACATCGAAATACATCGCGACGCGCTCGAATTGGTAAAGCTCGACGCCGAAGGAAACCTGGCCAGCGCCAAGCGAACCCTGGCCACGATTCTCAGCATGCCGCGCGAGGCATCACAAACGCTCGAGCTGCGCGGCTCGCTGCGCGACCTGGTGCCTCCGCCACCACCGACTGAAGAGCTCGCACAAACGGCATTGGCCGCGCGACCCGACGTCGCGGTGTATCGTCTGAATGTTTGCCGGTCGCTGGCCGACGTGAAATTGGCCAAGGCCAACCGCTTCTCGGACGTGTACGTCCTGTATCAACCTTACACGTACCAGGATAATGCACCGTTTAACCTCCCCAGCTCGCGCTCCTGGGCCTTGGGAGCCACGGTTACGGCGCCGATTTATGACCGAAACCAGGGCAATATCCGCCGTGCCGCGGTTAACGTCGATCAGAGCCGGCTGGAGCTGCAGGCGATCGAGCGGCGGGTATGGGCCGAGGTGGAGGATGCCCGTGAGGAATACGAGATTTCTCGGCAAATGATCGAGCGGATCGAAAAGCGGCTGCTGCCCGCGGCGCGCGAGGTACGCGACCACAGCCTGAAGGCCTCGGAAAAGGAAAACGAGGACGTCTACGCCTATTTGATTGCGCAGCGTGACTATCAGGACCTGGTCCGGCAGTACCGCGATGCCCTGGTTCGCCACCGGCGCGCCATGTTGAAACTCAATACGGTGGTGGGGTTACG